In the genome of Populus trichocarpa isolate Nisqually-1 chromosome 6, P.trichocarpa_v4.1, whole genome shotgun sequence, one region contains:
- the LOC7468647 gene encoding adenine phosphoribosyltransferase 5, with the protein MFAAENGLKSDPRLQGISEAIRVVPHFPKQGIMFQDITTLLLDHKVFKDTVDIFVDRYRDMNISVVAGVEARGFMFGPAIALAIGAKFVPLRKPRKLPGEVISEAYELEYGTDCLEIHVGAVQPGERAIVIDDLVATGGTLSAAISLLERVGAEVIECACVIGVPDIKGQCRLNGKPLYILVEPRQIDNCC; encoded by the exons ATGTTTGCAGCTGAGAATGGACTCAAAAGTGACCCAAGATTACAAGGCATCTCTGAAGCTATCAGGGTGGTGCCTCACTTTCCTAAACAAG GGATAATGTTTCAAGATATAACAACTTTGTTGCTGGATCATAAAGTTTTCAAGGACACAGTGGATATCTTTGTCGATCGCTATAGAGACATGAACATTTCTGTTGTTGCTG GAGTTGAAGCTAGAGGGTTCATGTTTGGCCCAGCAATTGCCTTAGCTATTGGTGCAAAGTTTGTTCCTTTAAGAAAACCCAGAAAGTTGCCAG GTGAAGTGATTTCTGAAGCATATGAGCTGGAATACGGAACTGATTGTCTAGAAATACATGTTGGTGCTGTTCAGCCTGGCGAACGTGCAATTGTAATTGATGATTTGGTAGCTACAGGAGGGACCTTGTCAGCAGCAATAAGCCTCTTGG AACGAGTGGGGGCTGAAGTAATTGAGTGTGCTTGTGTGATTGGGGTGCCGGACATCAAG GGACAGTGCAGGCTCAATGGCAAGCCACTTTATATCCTCGTGGAGCCACGCCAAATCGATAATTGTTGTTAA